The proteins below are encoded in one region of Microbispora sp. NBC_01189:
- a CDS encoding aldehyde dehydrogenase (NADP(+)) has translation MTSSMNEAVDEAVRRAAAAGEAWRATPAAERAAVLEAVADALLKHAEELWPVAAEETRLPEARLRGEVTRTAAQFRLFAEVLRDGGWVEAVIDHPDPGVTPPRPDVRRMNHPLGVVAVFAAGNFPFAFSVAGGDTVSALAAGCAVVVKAHEGHPRTSDLTASVVRRALPDPDLLGLVHGFEAGAPLVRHPLVTAAGFTGSLAGGKAIRKLIDERPDPIPFYGELGSVNPVVVLPSADPAAVASGFAASLTLGVGQFCTNPGLVFVPAKGGFEQAIAEAVAGTSGGPMLTAKIREGYLRVSGRLAERLAVLAGGGEVDGITPRVFAADLEAFADGLPELGEECFGPSAIVIRYRDPADLPAVLRRLPGSLTATVHAAGPEEARDLLPALRRLAGRLIWNGWPTGVAVCWAMHHGGPWPASTTPAHTSVGAAAIRRWTTPVAYQDWPEDLLPPELRDGNPLGVPQRVDGRPRLS, from the coding sequence ATGACCAGCTCGATGAACGAGGCGGTGGACGAGGCGGTCCGGCGGGCCGCGGCGGCGGGCGAGGCGTGGCGCGCGACGCCCGCGGCCGAGCGCGCCGCCGTGCTCGAAGCCGTCGCCGACGCCCTGCTCAAGCACGCCGAGGAGCTGTGGCCGGTCGCCGCGGAGGAGACCCGCCTGCCCGAGGCGCGGCTGCGCGGGGAGGTCACCCGTACGGCCGCGCAGTTCCGGCTGTTCGCGGAGGTCCTGCGCGACGGCGGGTGGGTCGAGGCGGTCATCGACCATCCCGACCCCGGGGTCACGCCGCCGCGTCCCGACGTGCGCCGGATGAACCATCCGCTCGGCGTCGTCGCGGTCTTCGCGGCCGGTAACTTCCCCTTCGCGTTCTCCGTGGCGGGCGGCGACACGGTGTCGGCCCTCGCGGCCGGCTGCGCGGTCGTGGTCAAGGCGCACGAGGGCCATCCGCGCACCTCCGACCTCACCGCCTCCGTCGTACGGCGGGCACTGCCCGACCCTGACCTGCTCGGGCTCGTGCACGGGTTCGAGGCCGGCGCGCCGCTGGTGCGGCACCCGCTGGTCACGGCGGCCGGCTTCACCGGCTCGCTCGCGGGCGGGAAGGCGATCCGGAAGCTCATCGACGAGCGGCCCGACCCCATCCCGTTCTACGGCGAGCTGGGCAGCGTCAACCCCGTCGTCGTGCTGCCCTCGGCCGACCCCGCCGCCGTGGCCTCCGGATTCGCGGCCTCGCTGACCCTCGGGGTGGGACAGTTCTGCACCAACCCCGGCCTGGTGTTCGTCCCGGCGAAGGGCGGGTTCGAGCAGGCGATCGCCGAGGCCGTGGCCGGGACCAGCGGCGGGCCCATGCTGACCGCGAAGATCCGCGAGGGCTACCTGCGGGTGTCCGGCAGGCTCGCCGAGCGGCTCGCCGTGCTGGCCGGCGGAGGCGAGGTGGACGGCATCACCCCGCGGGTGTTCGCCGCGGACCTGGAAGCGTTCGCGGACGGGCTGCCCGAGCTGGGGGAGGAATGCTTCGGCCCCTCGGCGATCGTGATCCGCTACCGCGACCCCGCCGATCTGCCCGCCGTGCTGCGGCGGCTGCCCGGGTCGCTGACCGCGACCGTGCACGCCGCCGGGCCCGAGGAGGCCCGCGACCTGCTGCCGGCGCTGCGCCGGCTGGCCGGGCGGCTCATCTGGAACGGCTGGCCCACCGGGGTCGCCGTCTGCTGGGCGATGCACCACGGCGGCCCCTGGCCCGCCTCCACCACCCCGGCGCACACCTCCGTCGGCGCGGCCGCCATCAGGCGCTGGACCACCCCGGTGGCGTACCAGGACTGGCCGGAGGACCTGCTCCCGCCGGAGCTGCGCGACGGCAACCCCCTCGGCGTGCCCCAGCGGGTGGACGGCCGCCCGCGCCTCTCCTGA
- a CDS encoding nuclear transport factor 2 family protein, translating into MLDVVERYFSAYNAHDLGEVMACYGRDPKAVGPGGPAEGRSEVASYHTSVWQAFPDVRVTVWQRIVTDAAVAVAAVGTGTHTGPFPLTTGEVVEATGRRVSVRSCWMFDIDVVGGLIDRSEVFYDQLELCVQLGLRLPA; encoded by the coding sequence GTGCTCGACGTGGTGGAGCGGTATTTCAGCGCCTACAATGCCCACGACCTCGGGGAGGTCATGGCCTGCTACGGCCGGGACCCGAAGGCGGTGGGGCCCGGCGGGCCCGCGGAGGGCCGCTCGGAGGTCGCGTCGTACCACACGTCCGTCTGGCAGGCGTTTCCCGACGTGCGCGTCACGGTGTGGCAGCGGATCGTCACGGACGCGGCCGTGGCCGTGGCCGCCGTGGGCACCGGCACGCACACGGGCCCGTTCCCGCTCACCACGGGCGAGGTCGTCGAGGCCACCGGGCGGCGGGTCAGCGTGCGCTCCTGCTGGATGTTCGACATCGACGTCGTGGGCGGCCTGATCGACCGCAGTGAGGTCTTCTACGACCAGCTCGAGCTGTGCGTCCAGCTCGGGCTCCGCCTGCCCGCCTGA
- a CDS encoding IclR family transcriptional regulator, protein MAEPVPHVKSALRTVELLDFFARYPGLHSLTDLQGKLGYPKSSLHALLRTLVDLGWIETDVTGTLYRIGMRALLVGATYIDGDPVVQLAHDALDWLAEVTGETVHLARLDHFDVVYLATRASRHYLRPFSRVGRRLPASTTSLGKAILASRDDEEVRALLPAELPSLTAHTIVDAEELLVDLRRVRKQGYSVDREENTEGLRCFGVALRISDPPRDAISCSVPIPRLTPEREKEIASCLLEARERIERSALRRRRAY, encoded by the coding sequence ATGGCGGAACCCGTGCCGCACGTGAAGTCGGCGCTCCGGACGGTGGAGCTGCTCGACTTCTTCGCGCGGTATCCCGGGCTGCACAGCCTCACCGACCTGCAGGGCAAGCTGGGCTACCCCAAGAGCAGCCTGCACGCTCTGCTGCGCACCCTGGTCGACCTCGGCTGGATCGAGACCGACGTCACCGGCACGCTGTACCGGATCGGCATGCGGGCGCTGCTGGTCGGGGCGACGTACATCGACGGGGACCCGGTGGTCCAGCTCGCGCACGACGCCCTCGACTGGCTGGCGGAGGTCACGGGGGAGACTGTGCACCTCGCCCGGCTCGACCACTTCGACGTCGTCTACCTCGCCACCCGCGCCTCGCGCCACTACCTGCGGCCGTTCTCCCGGGTCGGGCGCCGGCTGCCCGCGAGCACCACCTCCCTCGGCAAGGCGATCCTGGCGAGCCGGGACGACGAGGAGGTGCGGGCGCTGCTGCCCGCCGAGCTGCCCTCGCTGACGGCCCACACCATCGTGGACGCCGAGGAGCTGCTGGTCGACCTGCGCCGGGTGCGCAAGCAGGGATACTCCGTCGACCGGGAGGAGAACACCGAGGGGCTGCGGTGCTTCGGCGTGGCGCTGCGGATCAGCGACCCGCCGAGAGACGCCATCAGCTGCTCGGTGCCGATCCCGCGCCTCACCCCGGAGCGGGAGAAGGAGATCGCCTCCTGCCTGCTGGAGGCGCGCGAGCGCATCGAGCGCTCCGCCCTGCGCCGGCGCCGCGCCTACTGA